A genomic region of Candidatus Pseudomonas phytovorans contains the following coding sequences:
- a CDS encoding LysR family transcriptional regulator, producing MDTLQNMRAFSCVAQLGSFTAAAAQLDTTTANVSRAVSNLEAHLQTRLLNRTTRRIALTEAGKRYLMRCEQILTYVEEAEAEASDAHARPAGQLKVHSMTGVGQHFVVDAIARYRESHPDVTFDLTMANRVPDLLDEGYDVSIVLATELPDSGFVSQRLGITYSIVCASPAYIARHGNAHKPVDLLKHACLRMVSPVIPLEKWLFDGPEGQEMVNITSSPFMVNTADAMKTAIRSGMGVGVLPIYSAIDGLRDGSLVRVLPEYRLQELNLYAIYPSRQYLDAKIKTWVEYLRNSLPEILAAHEADLRTHQVLIAN from the coding sequence ATGGACACCCTGCAAAACATGCGTGCTTTCAGTTGCGTAGCCCAGCTCGGCAGCTTTACCGCTGCTGCGGCGCAACTGGATACAACCACCGCGAACGTGTCGCGGGCGGTCTCCAACCTGGAAGCCCATCTGCAAACAAGGCTGCTCAACCGTACCACCCGCCGCATTGCGCTGACCGAAGCCGGCAAGCGCTACCTGATGCGCTGCGAACAGATTCTTACCTACGTTGAAGAAGCCGAGGCCGAGGCCAGCGATGCCCATGCCCGCCCGGCCGGGCAGTTGAAGGTGCACTCGATGACCGGGGTGGGTCAGCACTTTGTGGTCGATGCCATCGCCCGCTACCGCGAATCGCACCCGGACGTGACCTTCGACCTGACCATGGCCAACCGCGTGCCCGACCTGCTCGACGAGGGCTATGACGTGTCCATCGTGCTGGCCACCGAGTTGCCCGACTCGGGGTTCGTCTCTCAGCGCCTGGGCATCACCTACAGCATCGTCTGCGCGTCGCCCGCCTACATCGCCCGCCACGGCAACGCGCACAAGCCCGTCGACCTGCTCAAGCACGCCTGCCTGCGCATGGTCAGCCCGGTGATCCCGCTGGAGAAGTGGCTGTTCGACGGCCCGGAAGGCCAGGAGATGGTCAACATCACCAGCTCGCCGTTCATGGTCAACACCGCCGATGCCATGAAGACCGCAATCCGCAGTGGCATGGGCGTGGGCGTGCTGCCGATTTATTCGGCCATCGACGGCCTGCGTGACGGCAGCCTGGTGCGGGTGCTGCCCGAATACCGGCTGCAAGAGCTGAACCTGTATGCCATCTACCCGTCACGGCAGTACCTGGATGCCAAGATCAAGACCTGGGTCGAGTACCTGCGCAATTCGCTGCCGGAGATTCTTGCAGCCCATGAAGCGGACCTGAGAACCCATCAGGTGCTGATAGCCAACTAA
- a CDS encoding efflux transporter outer membrane subunit — MPRRIIRTLNAFSACALALTLSGCIGTWGIAPQSKTLQANSLSTDAAIREAATDAHWPDQQWWRAYGDPQLDRWITLAVAGSPSLAMAAARVREAKAMAGVVESAEKLQVNGQATLKRHNWPEDQFYGPGALSGANTWDNNAAFGFSYALDLWGRERNASEQAVDQAHMRVAEARQAQLELQNNVVRAYIQLSLHFTQRDIVKAELEQQTQILALAKRRLDAGIGTHFEVSQAEAPLPETHRQLDSLDEDIALTRNQLAALAGKGPGEGAQLQRPALALAAPLKLPSNLPAELVGQRPDVVASRWQVAAQARGIDVAHAGFFPNVDLVGSLGFMATGGGPLEFLTGRKFNYNVGPAISLPIFDGGRLRSQLGEASAGYDVAVARYNQTVVGALKNISDQLIRRASMKEQSHFAAESVAAAQKTYDIARVAFQRGLTDYLNVLNAQTLLFRQQRVQQQVQAARLIAHAELVTALGGGLQAGQDVPEEQRQAAPKTPATLAIFDKKPDNAE, encoded by the coding sequence GTGCCGCGTCGCATCATCAGAACGCTCAATGCGTTCAGTGCCTGTGCCCTTGCCCTCACCTTGAGCGGCTGTATCGGAACCTGGGGCATTGCCCCGCAAAGCAAGACGCTGCAAGCCAATAGCCTGAGCACCGACGCGGCCATACGCGAAGCCGCGACCGACGCCCACTGGCCAGACCAGCAGTGGTGGCGTGCCTATGGCGACCCGCAGCTTGACCGCTGGATTACCCTGGCCGTGGCCGGTAGCCCAAGCCTGGCCATGGCCGCCGCGCGGGTGCGCGAAGCCAAGGCCATGGCCGGCGTGGTCGAGTCGGCAGAAAAGCTCCAGGTCAATGGCCAGGCCACGCTCAAGCGCCACAACTGGCCCGAAGACCAATTCTACGGCCCAGGTGCGTTGTCCGGCGCCAACACGTGGGACAACAATGCCGCGTTCGGCTTCAGCTACGCCCTCGACCTTTGGGGCCGCGAGCGCAATGCCAGCGAACAGGCCGTGGACCAGGCGCACATGCGCGTGGCCGAAGCCCGCCAGGCGCAGCTGGAGCTGCAGAACAACGTGGTACGTGCCTACATTCAGCTGAGCCTGCACTTTACCCAGCGCGATATCGTCAAGGCCGAGCTGGAGCAACAAACGCAGATCCTGGCCTTGGCCAAGCGCCGCCTGGATGCCGGCATCGGCACCCATTTCGAAGTCAGCCAGGCCGAGGCGCCACTGCCGGAAACCCACCGCCAGCTCGACAGCTTGGACGAAGACATTGCCCTGACCCGCAACCAACTGGCTGCACTGGCCGGCAAGGGCCCGGGGGAAGGCGCGCAATTGCAGCGCCCGGCCCTGGCCTTGGCCGCACCGCTGAAACTGCCATCGAACCTGCCCGCCGAACTGGTCGGCCAGCGCCCCGACGTGGTCGCCAGCCGCTGGCAGGTGGCTGCACAGGCGCGTGGCATCGACGTCGCCCATGCCGGCTTCTTCCCCAACGTCGACCTGGTCGGCAGCCTGGGCTTCATGGCCACCGGTGGCGGCCCGCTGGAGTTCCTGACCGGGCGCAAGTTCAACTACAACGTCGGCCCGGCCATCAGCTTGCCGATTTTCGACGGTGGCCGCCTGCGCTCGCAGCTGGGCGAGGCTTCGGCTGGCTACGATGTGGCCGTGGCCCGCTACAACCAGACCGTTGTAGGCGCGCTGAAGAACATCTCCGACCAGTTGATCCGCCGCGCGTCGATGAAAGAACAGTCGCACTTCGCCGCCGAGTCGGTGGCTGCGGCGCAGAAAACCTACGACATCGCCAGGGTCGCCTTCCAGCGCGGCCTTACCGACTACCTGAACGTGCTCAACGCGCAGACCTTGCTGTTCCGCCAGCAGCGGGTGCAGCAACAGGTGCAGGCCGCCCGCCTGATCGCCCATGCCGAGCTGGTCACTGCCTTGGGTGGCGGCCTGCAGGCCGGTCAGGATGTGCCAGAAGAGCAACGCCAGGCAGCGCCGAAAACCCCGGCCACCCTGGCCATTTTCGACAAGAAGCCGGACAACGCCGAATGA
- a CDS encoding FUSC family protein has translation MSTSSLPVRWLQSLEWRRGFFAWARTDGVTWVYIFKVLAAAFITLWLAMRLELPQPRTAMITVFIVMQPQSGHVFAKSFYRVLGTLAGSAMMVALIAIFPQNTELFLPSLALWVGLCSAGAMRYRTFRAYGFVLAGYTAAMIGLPVLQHPDQAFMAAVWRVLEIALGILVSTFVSAAILPQSASAAMRNALYQRFGVFAGVVVEALRGDSQKDRFESSNVRFVAEAVGLESLRNVTAFEDPHMRRRSGRLVRMNSEFMAITTRFNALHRLLERLRARGPLQIVSAIEPGLNTLVELLQPYVGRALTDADALRLTLELAAYKEGLQAQVRGLRAEYQATEPSESDLLDFHTAFELLYRFVDEMYSYAETHASLAAHKHEREQWDEPYVAQTSWLVSLAAGVRASAVLLLLGSYWLLSDWPSGAMMTLIATVTVGLSAASPNPKRMAFQMACGTAIGAFVGFFETFFVFPWIDGFPLLCMVLAPVFVLGAFLSSRPAYAGYGIGLLVFFAIGSVPNNLTVYDPYTFINDYIGMVIGMFVCAAAGAIILPPNSRWLWSRLEQELREQVLFAISGRLRGIGTAFESRTRDLLHQAYGLAAGKPQVQSQLMGWMFTVLEIGHAVIELRKEQARAPVHPAYAESQPWRQAIRVMGRALARLFLQPSASNHERALVAVDHAIARVQATDEPFARHFDTSVLRRSQSYLHFIRSSLLDPLSPLVPAKGLHDAP, from the coding sequence ATGAGCACTTCCAGTTTGCCCGTGCGCTGGCTGCAAAGCCTGGAATGGCGCCGGGGCTTCTTTGCCTGGGCGCGCACCGACGGGGTGACGTGGGTGTACATCTTCAAGGTGCTGGCCGCCGCGTTCATCACGCTATGGCTGGCCATGCGCCTGGAGCTGCCACAGCCGCGCACTGCGATGATCACTGTGTTCATCGTCATGCAGCCGCAAAGCGGGCATGTGTTCGCCAAGAGCTTCTACCGGGTGCTCGGCACCCTGGCCGGCTCGGCGATGATGGTGGCGCTGATTGCCATCTTCCCGCAGAACACTGAACTGTTCCTGCCCAGCCTGGCGCTGTGGGTCGGCCTGTGCTCGGCCGGTGCCATGCGCTATCGCACCTTCCGCGCCTACGGCTTTGTGCTGGCCGGCTACACCGCTGCGATGATCGGCCTGCCAGTACTGCAGCACCCCGACCAGGCGTTCATGGCGGCGGTATGGCGGGTGTTGGAGATTGCCCTGGGGATTCTGGTGTCGACTTTTGTCAGTGCCGCAATCCTGCCGCAGTCGGCCAGTGCTGCCATGCGCAACGCCTTGTACCAGCGCTTTGGCGTGTTCGCCGGGGTGGTGGTCGAGGCCCTGCGTGGTGACAGCCAGAAGGACCGTTTCGAGAGCAGCAACGTGCGCTTCGTTGCCGAGGCCGTGGGGCTGGAGAGCCTGCGTAACGTCACCGCCTTCGAAGACCCGCACATGCGCCGGCGCAGTGGCCGGCTGGTGCGGATGAACAGCGAGTTCATGGCCATCACCACGCGCTTCAATGCCTTGCACCGCTTGCTCGAACGGCTGCGTGCCCGTGGCCCGCTGCAGATCGTCAGTGCCATCGAGCCTGGCCTGAATACCCTGGTGGAGCTGCTGCAGCCTTACGTGGGCCGTGCGTTGACCGACGCCGATGCACTGCGCCTGACCCTGGAGCTGGCCGCCTACAAGGAAGGCCTGCAAGCCCAGGTGCGTGGACTGCGCGCCGAGTATCAGGCAACCGAGCCCAGCGAGTCTGATCTGCTCGATTTCCACACCGCATTCGAACTGCTGTACCGCTTCGTTGACGAGATGTATAGCTACGCCGAAACCCACGCCTCGCTGGCTGCGCACAAGCACGAACGCGAGCAGTGGGACGAGCCTTACGTGGCGCAGACCAGCTGGCTGGTGTCACTGGCGGCGGGTGTGCGCGCTTCGGCAGTACTGTTGCTGCTGGGCAGCTACTGGCTGCTGAGCGACTGGCCCAGCGGCGCCATGATGACCCTGATCGCCACCGTCACCGTGGGCCTTTCTGCAGCTTCGCCGAACCCCAAACGTATGGCGTTCCAGATGGCTTGCGGCACGGCCATCGGCGCCTTTGTCGGCTTCTTCGAAACCTTCTTCGTGTTCCCCTGGATCGACGGTTTCCCGCTGCTGTGCATGGTGCTGGCGCCGGTATTCGTGCTCGGCGCGTTTCTTTCGTCACGCCCGGCCTATGCCGGTTATGGGATCGGCCTGCTGGTGTTCTTCGCGATTGGCTCGGTGCCGAACAACCTCACCGTGTATGACCCGTATACCTTCATCAACGACTACATCGGCATGGTCATCGGCATGTTTGTCTGCGCCGCTGCCGGGGCGATTATCCTGCCGCCCAACAGCCGCTGGTTGTGGAGCCGCCTGGAGCAGGAGTTGCGCGAGCAGGTGCTGTTTGCCATCAGCGGCCGCCTGCGTGGCATCGGTACCGCCTTCGAAAGCCGCACCCGCGATCTGCTGCACCAGGCCTATGGCCTGGCGGCCGGCAAGCCACAGGTGCAAAGCCAGTTGATGGGCTGGATGTTCACCGTGCTGGAAATCGGCCATGCGGTCATCGAGTTGCGCAAGGAGCAGGCCCGCGCACCGGTGCACCCGGCCTATGCCGAGTCTCAGCCATGGCGCCAGGCCATCCGCGTAATGGGCCGTGCCCTTGCGCGGCTGTTCCTGCAGCCCAGCGCCAGCAATCACGAACGCGCGCTGGTGGCGGTGGACCACGCCATCGCCCGCGTACAGGCCACCGACGAGCCCTTCGCGCGGCACTTCGACACCTCGGTGCTACGCCGTTCGCAAAGTTACCTGCATTTCATCCGTTCTTCCCTGCTGGACCCACTGTCGCCGCTGGTACCGGCGAAAGGACTGCACGATGCTCCGTGA
- a CDS encoding DUF1656 domain-containing protein codes for MPREIAFHGVYMPTMTLMFLFALGLAWGLDRFIASHDGYRFFWHPALLRLSLFVCLFGAMALTVYW; via the coding sequence ATGCCCCGTGAAATCGCCTTCCATGGCGTGTACATGCCCACCATGACCTTGATGTTCCTGTTCGCCCTGGGCCTGGCCTGGGGCCTGGACCGGTTCATCGCCAGCCATGATGGCTACCGCTTCTTCTGGCACCCGGCGCTGCTGCGCCTGAGCCTGTTCGTCTGCCTGTTCGGCGCCATGGCGCTTACTGTCTACTGGTGA
- a CDS encoding HlyD family secretion protein: MKKFFSLIATLLVLVAAVAIGRQLWLHYMTTPWTRDGRVRADIINVAADVPGYVVGVPVKDNQRVKKGDLLIQIDPEHYQLAVDQAKALVASRKATWEMRKVNAKRRADMDNLVISRENRDDASNIANSAQADYQQALAELAAAELNLTRTHIVATVDGYVTNLNIHKGDYARTGEAVMAVVDENSFWVYGFFEETKLPHVKVGDQAELQMMSGERIKGHVESIARGIYDRDNPQSRELIADVNPTFNWVRLAQRVPVRIHIDEVPDGFLLAAGTTCTVVVKPGKP, from the coding sequence ATGAAAAAGTTCTTCAGCCTGATCGCCACCCTGTTGGTGCTGGTCGCTGCCGTGGCCATCGGCCGCCAGTTGTGGCTGCACTACATGACCACCCCGTGGACCCGCGACGGCCGCGTGCGTGCCGACATCATCAACGTCGCCGCCGACGTGCCTGGCTACGTGGTGGGCGTGCCGGTCAAGGACAACCAGCGGGTGAAGAAGGGCGACCTGCTGATCCAGATCGACCCCGAGCACTACCAGTTGGCGGTCGACCAGGCCAAGGCGCTGGTTGCTTCGCGCAAGGCTACCTGGGAGATGCGCAAGGTCAACGCCAAGCGCCGTGCCGACATGGACAACCTGGTCATCTCCAGGGAAAACCGCGACGACGCCAGCAACATCGCCAACTCTGCCCAGGCTGACTACCAGCAAGCCCTTGCCGAACTGGCGGCCGCCGAGTTGAACCTCACACGCACCCACATCGTGGCCACGGTGGACGGCTACGTGACCAACCTGAACATTCACAAGGGCGATTATGCGCGGACTGGTGAAGCAGTGATGGCCGTGGTCGACGAGAACTCGTTTTGGGTGTACGGGTTCTTCGAAGAGACCAAGCTGCCGCATGTGAAGGTAGGTGACCAGGCCGAGCTGCAGATGATGAGCGGCGAGCGCATCAAAGGGCATGTGGAGAGCATTGCCCGCGGCATCTACGACCGCGACAACCCACAGAGCCGCGAGCTGATTGCCGATGTGAACCCGACGTTCAACTGGGTGCGCCTGGCGCAGCGGGTGCCGGTGCGGATTCACATCGATGAGGTGCCGGACGGGTTTTTGCTGGCGGCGGGGACGACTTGTACGGTGGTGGTGAAGCCGGGTAAGCCTTGA
- a CDS encoding universal stress protein — protein MPSPVLIAIDASPGSTALLTLARRYCRPGEHELHVLLAIDSTFAVHEQPAPYTAEELDEYPAACEEQQHADHAVAEAVRALQQAGFASQGCMVAGQPVEAIVAKAHELNCELIIMGHRHLSRLGRLLDPSISAKVIDRVEVPVLVGAAKA, from the coding sequence ATGCCCAGCCCCGTCCTGATCGCCATCGACGCCTCCCCCGGCTCCACCGCCCTGCTCACCCTCGCCCGCCGCTACTGCCGCCCTGGCGAACACGAACTGCACGTGCTGCTGGCCATCGATTCCACCTTCGCCGTGCACGAGCAACCCGCGCCCTACACCGCCGAGGAACTGGACGAATACCCCGCAGCCTGCGAGGAACAACAACATGCCGACCACGCCGTAGCCGAGGCGGTGCGCGCGTTGCAGCAAGCCGGCTTCGCCAGCCAGGGCTGCATGGTGGCCGGGCAGCCGGTCGAGGCTATCGTGGCCAAGGCGCATGAGCTGAACTGCGAGCTGATCATCATGGGCCACCGCCACCTGTCGAGATTGGGGCGGTTGCTGGATCCGTCGATTAGCGCGAAGGTGATTGATCGGGTTGAGGTGCCGGTGTTGGTGGGGGCGGCGAAGGCTTGA
- a CDS encoding LysR family transcriptional regulator gives MQLPDMNLLIALDVLLDEGSVVGAAQRMNLSPAAMSRTLGRIRDALGDPILVRAGRGLVPTPRALALREQVHGLVEQAGQVFRSRDDVDLVNLTRAFNIRTNDLFIALYGAQLLRMMLAQAPRTVLRFVPEGSGDDDAVLRNGQIDLIISSAVELGPEIKVQSLFNTYFVGLAREGHPIFDAPITPQRFANYPQISVSRRGRANGPIDVALAAHKVERRVALITTSFHSAMFSLPDSDLILPIPANILNSVNRLKLPLRSFEIPVPLEKVNVKQAWHPRFDNDPAHRWLRQTLKACGSMDP, from the coding sequence ATGCAACTCCCGGACATGAACCTGCTCATTGCCCTCGATGTCTTGCTCGATGAAGGCAGTGTGGTGGGCGCAGCGCAGCGCATGAACCTGAGCCCGGCAGCCATGAGCCGCACCTTGGGGCGTATCCGCGACGCATTGGGCGACCCGATCCTGGTGCGCGCCGGCCGTGGCCTGGTGCCCACGCCACGGGCATTGGCCCTGCGCGAGCAGGTGCACGGCCTGGTGGAGCAGGCCGGGCAGGTGTTCCGTAGCCGGGATGATGTGGACCTGGTGAACCTGACCCGCGCGTTCAATATTCGCACCAACGATTTGTTCATCGCCCTGTACGGTGCCCAGCTGCTGCGCATGATGCTGGCCCAGGCGCCGCGCACGGTGCTGCGTTTTGTGCCGGAGGGCAGTGGCGACGATGATGCTGTGCTGCGCAACGGGCAAATCGACCTGATCATCAGTTCAGCCGTTGAGCTGGGCCCGGAGATAAAGGTCCAGAGTCTGTTTAATACCTACTTCGTAGGACTGGCCCGGGAAGGGCACCCGATCTTCGATGCACCTATTACCCCACAGCGCTTCGCCAACTACCCGCAGATCAGTGTGTCCCGGCGCGGCCGTGCCAATGGGCCGATCGATGTGGCGCTGGCCGCTCACAAGGTGGAGCGGCGGGTCGCACTGATCACCACGAGCTTCCATTCCGCCATGTTCTCGTTGCCCGATTCGGACCTGATCCTGCCGATTCCGGCCAATATCCTTAACAGTGTGAACCGGCTGAAACTGCCATTGCGGTCGTTCGAAATCCCCGTGCCACTTGAAAAAGTGAACGTCAAACAGGCGTGGCACCCGCGTTTTGACAACGACCCGGCACACCGCTGGCTGCGTCAGACACTTAAAGCTTGCGGCAGCATGGACCCGTGA
- a CDS encoding MFS transporter, with translation MSSLTAPSAAIAAAPAPAAPAQTAFGLQVVVGLFGVLLAVLCAGLNESVTKISLADIRGAMGIGADEGAWLLAVYSAASVSAMAFAPWLATTFSLRRFTMSAIGLFAVLGLLQPFAPNLHSLMLLRVLQGFASGALPPMLMSVALRFLPPGIKVYGLACYALTATFGPNLGTPLAGLWTEYVGWQWAFWQIILPSALAIFCVGWGLPQDPLRLERFKQFDWRGVLLGLPAISCIVLGLSLGDRWGWFDSPLICWLLGGGLLLLVLFMYNEWSEPLPFFQLRMLSRRNLSFALVTLAGVLIVLSGVGSIPSAYLAQIQGYRPAQTSPLMMLVAMPQLIALPLTAALCNIRAVDCRWVLGIGLAMLAVSCVGSSLLTSEWIRGDFYPFYLLQVFGQPMAVLPLLMLSTNGMTPQEGPFASSWFNTVKGLAAVIAGGLLDALGTLRRHFHSNHLVDSLGNAPLIDGNSAGLAKRIHDQALVLTSADLYLVLACIAVALICLIPFVPTRVYPPRAVA, from the coding sequence ATGAGTTCCCTGACCGCCCCCTCTGCCGCAATTGCCGCCGCCCCCGCGCCGGCTGCCCCTGCGCAGACGGCGTTTGGCCTGCAGGTGGTAGTGGGGTTGTTCGGTGTGTTGTTGGCCGTGCTCTGTGCGGGCCTGAACGAGTCGGTGACCAAGATTTCCCTGGCCGATATTCGTGGGGCCATGGGCATCGGTGCCGACGAAGGTGCCTGGCTGCTGGCGGTGTACAGCGCTGCTTCGGTGTCGGCCATGGCCTTTGCGCCGTGGCTGGCCACTACCTTCTCGCTACGGCGCTTCACCATGAGCGCCATTGGCCTGTTCGCTGTGCTCGGCTTGCTGCAACCGTTCGCCCCCAACCTGCACAGTCTGATGCTGCTGCGCGTGCTGCAAGGTTTCGCCTCTGGCGCTTTGCCACCGATGCTGATGAGCGTGGCCCTGCGCTTCCTGCCCCCGGGCATCAAGGTTTACGGCCTGGCCTGCTATGCCCTGACCGCCACCTTCGGCCCCAACCTGGGCACGCCACTGGCCGGGCTGTGGACCGAATACGTCGGTTGGCAATGGGCGTTCTGGCAGATCATTCTGCCGTCGGCGCTGGCTATCTTCTGCGTGGGCTGGGGCCTGCCGCAAGATCCGCTGCGCCTGGAGCGTTTCAAACAGTTCGACTGGCGCGGTGTATTGCTTGGCCTGCCCGCCATCAGCTGCATCGTTCTGGGCCTCTCGCTGGGTGACCGCTGGGGCTGGTTCGATTCGCCGCTGATCTGCTGGCTGCTTGGTGGTGGCCTGCTGTTGCTGGTGCTGTTCATGTACAACGAGTGGTCCGAGCCGTTGCCGTTCTTCCAGTTGCGTATGCTGTCGCGGCGCAACCTGAGTTTCGCCCTGGTGACCCTGGCCGGCGTGCTCATCGTGTTGTCCGGCGTGGGCAGCATTCCCTCGGCCTACCTGGCGCAGATCCAGGGCTACCGCCCGGCACAGACCAGCCCGCTGATGATGCTGGTGGCCATGCCGCAGTTGATCGCCCTGCCGCTGACGGCAGCACTGTGCAACATCCGCGCGGTGGACTGCCGCTGGGTGCTGGGCATTGGCCTGGCGATGCTGGCGGTGTCCTGTGTCGGCAGCAGCTTGCTGACCAGCGAGTGGATCCGTGGCGACTTCTACCCGTTCTACCTGCTGCAGGTGTTCGGCCAGCCGATGGCGGTGCTGCCGCTGCTGATGCTTTCTACCAACGGCATGACGCCGCAGGAAGGCCCGTTCGCCTCCAGCTGGTTCAACACCGTGAAAGGCCTGGCCGCAGTGATCGCTGGTGGTCTGCTGGATGCCCTTGGCACCCTGCGCCGGCATTTTCATTCCAACCACCTGGTGGACAGCCTGGGCAACGCCCCGCTGATCGACGGCAACAGCGCAGGCCTTGCCAAGCGCATTCACGACCAGGCGCTGGTACTGACCTCCGCCGACCTCTACCTGGTCCTGGCCTGCATCGCCGTGGCCCTGATCTGCCTGATTCCTTTCGTGCCGACCCGGGTCTATCCGCCGCGTGCGGTGGCCTGA